A single region of the Acidobacteriota bacterium genome encodes:
- a CDS encoding D-alanine--D-alanine ligase, protein MARIAVLTGGSTPERTVALAGAAKVSAALRASGHEVAAFDTIEAGPLDAELERQRLGRAVGTRPPSLAELRELEAREDLPALVTGDLGSHDAVFLVLHGRQGEGGEVQELLEAAGIAFTGSDAQSSLLAMDKDESKRRFRDADIPTPDWLTWPARQSDIEELGLPLIVKPSRVGSTVGLTLMPDPFDLDSAVGKALTFDDQVILERFLPGREYTVGVLDGLALGVGEIISPDAIFDYHSKYTPGRAQELFPADIGSDLERRLRELALAAHEALELRDFSRVDFRLDAAGSPYCLEVNTLPGMTPTSLLPQSAAVFGISFEDLCDRMIRLALARAP, encoded by the coding sequence ATGGCGCGAATCGCAGTTCTGACCGGAGGTTCGACGCCGGAGCGGACGGTCGCCCTGGCGGGCGCGGCCAAGGTCTCGGCCGCCCTGCGCGCCAGCGGCCACGAGGTCGCCGCGTTCGACACGATCGAAGCGGGCCCCCTGGACGCCGAACTGGAGCGGCAGCGTCTGGGGCGTGCCGTCGGCACCCGCCCGCCGTCGCTGGCCGAGCTGCGCGAGCTGGAAGCGCGCGAAGACCTGCCGGCCCTGGTCACGGGCGATCTCGGCAGCCACGACGCCGTCTTCCTCGTGCTCCACGGCCGCCAGGGCGAGGGCGGCGAAGTCCAGGAGCTGCTGGAGGCCGCCGGCATCGCCTTCACCGGCAGCGACGCCCAGAGCAGTCTTCTCGCGATGGACAAGGACGAGAGCAAGCGCCGCTTCCGCGATGCCGACATCCCGACTCCCGACTGGCTGACCTGGCCGGCCCGGCAATCGGACATCGAAGAACTCGGCCTGCCCCTGATCGTCAAGCCGTCACGGGTGGGCTCGACGGTCGGCTTGACCCTCATGCCGGACCCCTTCGACCTCGACTCGGCGGTTGGCAAGGCCCTCACGTTCGACGACCAGGTGATTCTGGAACGGTTCCTGCCGGGACGGGAGTACACCGTCGGCGTGCTGGACGGCCTGGCCCTGGGTGTCGGCGAGATCATCTCGCCGGACGCGATCTTCGACTACCACAGCAAGTACACGCCGGGCCGGGCCCAGGAGCTCTTCCCGGCCGACATCGGTTCGGACCTCGAAAGACGTCTTCGCGAACTCGCTCTCGCTGCGCACGAGGCTCTGGAACTCCGGGACTTCTCCCGCGTCGACTTCCGCCTCGATGCCGCGGGCTCCCCCTACTGTCTCGAAGTCAACACCTTGCCGGGCATGACCCCCACCAGCCTTCTCCCCCAGTCCGCCGCGGTCTTCGGGATCTCCTTCGAAGACCTCTGCGACCGAATGATCCGTCTGGCCCTCGCTCGCGCTCCGTAG
- a CDS encoding DUF3604 domain-containing protein: MRKLTGGFVLVLAGALVAGSPGQSAELDPDLRERVDALIADVARSPTTVSNVAERTSVLWEWANVVSMQGGFVPKNLPLVVFYGPFPRPGTEPAPFQLASLDDYVRQLAWLDEDEEALGTVTRTGSEVFEARSWATIEVVYMVGSLGMQEGGGIVISTQGAGGYGRLQTTDPAGDHYVSARVSREGISLEQDAHPIWGPYGGFRGPAGFPTLRVRGGDLSPGDAITLTYGDRSGGGRGLGVGEFSNDRISLPIHVDPGDGRVYEMPPATYEVVGGAAERVHGFAPSIVGTGEPFVISVRAEDRVYNRATRDIPGLQVLLDGEQVAELPAGQAIHLVELVADAEGVHRYTFRSPDGEVTGAANPVWVRADPEHRLYWGETHGHSGFAEGQGTPDGYFAFARDDARLDFITMSEHDIWLTDGLWEELNEAVRKFHREGELLVFAGYEWTSPRQRGGHHNVFFRNVGMQRVGVQAAPNLSELYRGLRAEYDTDDVLIIPHAHQNGDWRQNDFEMENLIEIMSGHGTFEWFGSRYLEQGFRVGFVSASDDHRGHPGYSPGHQAGASGRRSNIFQFGGLAAAWAPARTTDAVFGALKARHAYATTGAQRIVLDARLNGARMGSELDQTDRRVLEGRAIGTGPIRRVDLIRNGEVVATFDTRGAGGSALPEGQFEALVSFFSETWVDIRDNPRGQRPWQGTVTVEGAELVGGRLTGTPLPADRFGVDGNTASFDFTTRGSRRSFALVLEGDPAAVRLSLEIAAAAEYGTAPTQVRTPQRFAAAEFTLALPAAPGTSADARGGNEHVFHEGDYEDSVRVDFVEGLRDDVTFRFTDFGEEEDWYYLRVEQIDGHLAWSSPWWVGGEKPR, translated from the coding sequence GTGCGGAAGCTGACGGGTGGATTCGTTCTCGTCCTGGCGGGCGCCTTGGTGGCTGGGTCTCCGGGCCAAAGTGCTGAGCTGGACCCGGATCTCAGGGAGCGCGTCGACGCGTTGATCGCGGACGTCGCCCGGTCCCCGACGACCGTTTCGAACGTCGCCGAGCGCACTTCGGTTCTGTGGGAATGGGCGAACGTCGTCTCGATGCAGGGCGGCTTCGTGCCCAAGAACCTGCCCCTCGTCGTGTTCTACGGGCCGTTCCCCCGGCCTGGGACGGAACCGGCTCCGTTCCAACTCGCGTCGCTGGACGACTATGTGCGGCAGCTCGCCTGGCTGGACGAGGACGAGGAAGCCCTCGGAACCGTAACGCGCACCGGATCCGAGGTGTTCGAGGCACGCAGTTGGGCGACGATCGAGGTCGTCTACATGGTCGGCTCGCTCGGCATGCAGGAGGGCGGCGGGATCGTGATCTCGACGCAGGGCGCCGGAGGCTACGGCCGGTTGCAGACGACGGATCCCGCCGGCGACCACTACGTCTCCGCCCGGGTGAGCCGGGAAGGCATCAGCCTGGAGCAGGATGCGCACCCGATCTGGGGCCCGTACGGCGGCTTCCGCGGTCCTGCCGGTTTCCCGACTCTTCGGGTTCGCGGCGGGGATCTCTCGCCGGGCGACGCGATCACGTTGACCTACGGAGACCGGAGCGGCGGCGGCCGCGGTCTCGGCGTCGGCGAGTTCAGCAACGACCGGATCTCGCTGCCGATTCACGTCGACCCGGGCGACGGCAGGGTCTACGAGATGCCGCCGGCGACGTACGAGGTCGTGGGCGGGGCGGCGGAACGGGTCCACGGCTTCGCCCCGTCGATCGTCGGCACAGGCGAACCGTTCGTCATCTCGGTGCGCGCCGAGGACCGGGTCTACAACCGGGCGACCCGGGACATCCCAGGCCTCCAGGTCCTGCTCGACGGCGAGCAGGTGGCCGAACTGCCGGCCGGGCAGGCGATCCACCTGGTCGAGCTGGTCGCCGACGCGGAGGGTGTCCATCGCTACACGTTCCGCAGCCCCGACGGCGAGGTGACGGGCGCCGCGAATCCGGTGTGGGTGCGAGCGGATCCCGAACACCGGCTCTACTGGGGCGAGACCCACGGTCACTCCGGCTTCGCCGAGGGCCAGGGCACGCCGGACGGCTACTTCGCCTTTGCCCGCGACGATGCCCGCCTCGACTTCATCACGATGAGCGAGCACGACATCTGGCTGACGGACGGGCTCTGGGAGGAGTTGAACGAGGCAGTCCGAAAGTTCCACCGGGAGGGCGAACTGCTGGTCTTCGCGGGTTACGAGTGGACGTCGCCCCGGCAGCGCGGCGGTCACCACAACGTGTTCTTCCGGAACGTCGGTATGCAGCGGGTGGGTGTGCAGGCCGCGCCGAACCTTTCCGAGCTCTATCGCGGCCTGCGTGCCGAGTACGACACGGACGACGTGCTGATCATCCCCCACGCCCACCAGAATGGCGACTGGCGGCAGAACGACTTCGAGATGGAGAACCTGATCGAGATCATGTCGGGCCACGGCACGTTCGAGTGGTTCGGCAGCCGCTACCTGGAGCAGGGCTTCCGGGTCGGTTTCGTATCCGCGTCGGACGACCACCGGGGTCATCCGGGATACTCGCCCGGTCATCAGGCCGGCGCCTCGGGGCGCAGGTCGAACATCTTCCAGTTCGGCGGTCTGGCAGCCGCCTGGGCGCCGGCGCGCACCACGGACGCCGTGTTTGGCGCACTCAAGGCGCGCCACGCCTACGCGACCACCGGAGCGCAGCGGATCGTGCTCGATGCCCGGCTGAACGGGGCGCGGATGGGCAGCGAACTGGACCAGACCGATCGCCGTGTACTCGAGGGGCGGGCGATCGGCACCGGGCCGATTCGCCGCGTCGACCTGATCCGCAACGGCGAAGTCGTGGCGACCTTCGACACCCGCGGCGCCGGCGGTTCGGCGCTGCCGGAGGGCCAGTTCGAGGCCCTGGTCAGCTTCTTCTCGGAGACCTGGGTCGACATCCGGGACAACCCGCGTGGCCAGCGGCCGTGGCAGGGAACCGTGACGGTCGAAGGCGCGGAGCTGGTCGGCGGTCGCCTGACCGGAACGCCGTTGCCAGCCGACCGCTTCGGCGTCGACGGGAACACGGCCAGCTTCGACTTCACGACTCGGGGCTCGCGCCGGTCCTTCGCGCTGGTGCTGGAGGGCGATCCGGCGGCGGTTCGGCTCAGCCTCGAGATCGCGGCCGCCGCCGAATACGGCACCGCGCCGACGCAGGTGCGCACGCCGCAGCGGTTCGCTGCGGCGGAGTTCACGCTGGCCCTGCCGGCGGCGCCGGGAACGTCGGCCGATGCCCGCGGCGGCAACGAGCACGTGTTTCACGAAGGCGACTACGAGGACAGCGTGCGGGTCGACTTCGTCGAGGGACTGCGCGACGACGTCACCTTCCGATTCACCGACTTCGGCGAGGAAGAGGACTGGTACTACCTCCGCGTCGAGCAGATCGACGGCCACCTGGCCTGGTCGAGCCCCTGGTGGGTCGGCGGGGAGAAGCCGCGCTGA
- the hemW gene encoding radical SAM family heme chaperone HemW, with product MKEAAGLYVHIPFCSAICPYCDFAVARGGGPDREQFVAALCREIENRSGRDEDALESARFDTVYFGGGTPSALSLEQLRVIRRRLVRRFAIDPEAEWTIEVNPEDASAESLAGWRELGFDRISLGLQALDDRALRFLGRRHDAAAARTSVGRAREAGFRSVSVDLIYSLPGFDGGWWLRTLDEAAALGPDHVSCYELTIHDGTPFGRRRDAGRLCETGEDERAANFVATHRRLAELGYEGYEVSNFARREADRSRHNRKYWRHQPYLGLGPSSHSFAGRSRWWNVAGWKDWSAAVAGGDSPVAGREELTSDQLLLEAVMMGLRQRSGIDCAALERCFGIDPAAGAAGQIEAWEKAGWLRVRGRRLEPTLEGMARADRLAREWRLP from the coding sequence GTGAAGGAGGCGGCCGGGCTCTACGTCCATATCCCGTTCTGTTCGGCGATCTGTCCATACTGCGACTTCGCGGTGGCGCGTGGTGGCGGGCCGGATCGGGAGCAGTTCGTGGCCGCTCTGTGCAGGGAGATCGAGAATCGGTCGGGTCGGGACGAAGACGCCCTCGAGTCCGCCCGGTTCGACACGGTGTACTTCGGGGGCGGTACGCCGTCGGCGTTGAGCCTGGAGCAGCTCCGGGTGATTCGGCGGCGGCTGGTCCGGAGGTTCGCGATCGATCCGGAGGCCGAGTGGACGATCGAGGTGAATCCGGAGGATGCCTCGGCTGAGTCGTTGGCCGGTTGGCGTGAACTTGGTTTCGATCGGATCAGCCTGGGGCTGCAGGCGCTGGACGATCGGGCGTTGCGCTTTCTCGGCCGGCGGCATGACGCGGCGGCGGCGCGGACGAGCGTCGGACGGGCGCGGGAGGCGGGTTTCCGGTCGGTGTCGGTCGACCTGATCTACTCGCTGCCGGGGTTCGATGGCGGCTGGTGGCTCCGGACGCTGGACGAAGCGGCGGCGCTCGGGCCGGATCACGTCTCCTGCTACGAACTGACGATCCACGACGGCACGCCGTTCGGCCGGCGGCGCGACGCGGGCAGGTTGTGCGAAACCGGGGAGGACGAGAGGGCCGCGAACTTCGTCGCCACGCACCGTCGTCTCGCCGAGTTGGGCTACGAGGGGTACGAGGTCTCGAACTTCGCTCGCCGGGAGGCGGATCGGAGCCGCCACAACCGGAAGTACTGGCGGCATCAGCCCTATCTGGGTCTCGGACCCTCTTCGCACTCATTCGCCGGTCGCAGCCGGTGGTGGAATGTGGCTGGCTGGAAGGACTGGAGCGCCGCGGTGGCGGGCGGCGACTCGCCGGTGGCCGGTCGCGAGGAGCTGACCAGCGATCAACTGTTGCTGGAGGCTGTGATGATGGGACTTCGCCAGCGATCCGGCATCGACTGCGCCGCCCTGGAGCGGTGCTTCGGCATCGATCCGGCCGCTGGAGCCGCCGGGCAGATCGAAGCCTGGGAGAAGGCGGGCTGGCTCCGGGTGCGCGGTCGTCGCCTGGAGCCAACCCTCGAGGGCATGGCCCGGGCGGATCGTCTGGCGCGGGAGTGGAGACTGCCCTAG